The Oxobacter pfennigii region AAAGGATAAAGACCTATTTAATAGGCCTTTTGTCTATGCTCCCAGCTGTTGTTTAGCAAGGTCTACGAGCTCTGTAAATGCTGCGCTGTCGTTTACTGCAAGGTCTGCAAGCATTTTTCTATTCATTTGAACTCCTGCAATTTTAAGTCCGTTCATAAATTTTGAATATGATAAACCGTTTGCTCTTGTGGCAGCGTTAATTCTTGTAATCCATAACTGTCTGAAATCTCTTTTCTTGAGTTTTCTTCCTACATATGCACTTCTTAATGATCTCATTACTGCTTCATTAGCAGCTTTAAACAGCTTGCTTTTTGCTCCGAAGAAACCCTTGGCAAGCCTTAATATCTTCTTATGTCTCTTTTTTGAATGTACAGCTCTTTTTACTCTAGCCATTTTTATTACCTCCTCTAAGTATTTCTCTATTAGATATAAGGGATTAATTTCTTAACTACTTTTGCTTCCTGTTCACTTATATATGCTGTCTTTCTTAAATTCCGTTTTCTCTTGGAACTTTTTTTAGTCAATATGTGGCTTTTGAAAGCCTTAGCCCTTTTTATCCTACCGCTTCCGGTAACTTTGTATCTTTTTGCAGCACCCCTGTGGGTTTTCATTTTTGGCATTATTATTTCCTCCTTATAGATTTATGATTTCTTTGGTTTTAAAATCATAATAAGATTTCTACCTTCCATCTTGGCTTCTTTTTCAATGTCCCCGACAGAACTTAATCGTTCATAGAATCCTTTGAGAAGATTCTGTCCGATGTGTGAATAATCGGTTTCCCTGCCTCTGAATCTTACAGTAACTTTTACTTTGTCTCCATCTTTAAGGAATTTTTCAGCATTTTTAGCCTTGACACTGATGTCATGCTCTTCAATATTAGGACTGAATCTAATTTCCTTAATATTGATTACTTTCTGATTTTTTCTGGCTTCCTTCTCCTTCTTGGAGATTTCGTATAAATACTTTCTGTAATCCATGATTTTGCATACCGGCGGCTTTGCCTGTTCTGCTATCATCACAAGATCAAGCTGCTTGCTTTCTGCAAGCTCAAGGGCCTTCTTGGTAGGCACTATACCGAGTTGTTCACCGTTTGAATCGATTAGGCGAATTTCCTTATCCCTAATCTCCTCATTAATTAACTGTTCTTTGCTAATAATTTTCACCTCCATGAAATAAGTAAGTAAAAATAAAAGCGGATAGAGCAAGCCTATCCGCATAGATATACAAGAAATTTAAAATACCTGCATATTAACCTTACTGACCCTGTCGCAAGGTGAGAAGCGGAACTTCTGCTTTGTTTTACTAGCTTAGTTTATCACCATAGTTTTATTTTGTCAACTTTTATTATATGACATTAATCAATGGATTTATCCCTGATCTTTCCCTTTATCATTTCAGCAAATGCTTCTATGCTCATTGTTCCCATATCGCCTTGCTTCCTGTCCCTTACAGCCACTTCATTGTTCAGCATTTCCTTATCGCCTACCACCAGCATGTAAGGAATTTTCTGAAGCTGTGCTTCCCTTATTTTAAAGCCTATCTTTTCATTCCTTAAATCAACCTCGGCTCTGACATCCGCATCTAATAACAATTTCTCAATTTTCTTAACATATTCCTTCTGATTATCGGTTATACCCATTATTTTTACCTGAACAGGGGCTAACCATACAGGAAATGCACCGGCAAAGTGCTCCGTTAAAATACCGATAAATCTTTCAATGCTTCCAAAAATTGTCCTGTGAATCATGACCGGCCTGTGCTTTTCACCGTCCGGGCCTACATAAGTCAAATCAAACCTTTCGGGCATCTGGAAGTCCAACTGTATTGTACCGCACTGCCATGTACGTCCCAATGCATCCTGAAGATGAAAGTCTATTTTAGGACCGTAGAAAGCTCCGTCTCCTTCGTTTATCTTATATGGAAGGTTTACAGCTTCCAAGGCTTCTCTTAGCGCTTCCGTCGCCCTTTCCCAGTCTTCATCGCTTCCCATGGATTTTTCCGGCCTTGTTGACAATTCTACATTGTATTTGAAACCAAAGAGCTTATATATATAATCATCAAGATTTATTACACCTATGACCTCATCTGTTATCTGTTCGGGGGTCATATATATATGAGCGTCGTCCTGCGTGAAGTTTCTTACCCTCATAAGTCCGTGGAGTGCGCCGGATAATTCATGCCTGTGGACAAGACCAAGCTCTCCCATCCTTAAAGGCAAATCCCTGTAGCTGTGCAACTGAGTTTTATAAACCAATATACCCCCTGGGCAGTTCATGGGTTTTATTGCATAATCTGCTCCGTCAATCTTAGTAAAATACATATTATCCTTGTAATGATCCCAGTGCCCCGACTGATGCCATAAATCCTCGCAAAGTATTATAGGTGTCTTTATCTCACTGTAACCGTTTTTAACGTGAAGCTTCTTCCAGAAATTTTCAAGCTCGTTTCTTAAAACCATGCCCTTAGGATGGAAGAAAGGAAAACCGGGGCCTTCTTCCTGGATGCTAAACAAATCAAGCTCCTTTCCCAATTTCCTGTGATCTCTCTTTTTTGCTTCCTCCAGCATATTTAAATAATCATCCAGGTCGGATTTTTTAGCAAAGGAAGTGCCATAAATCCTCTGAAGCATTTTATTCTTTTCATCGCCCCTCCAGTACGCACCGGCAACGGATAAAAGCTTAAAGGCCTTTACCCTTCCTGTTGAAGGAAGATGAGGGCCTGCGCAAAGGTCAACAAAATCGCCCTGTTTATAGAATGAAATAACTGAGTCCTCAGGGAGGTCTTTGATTAACTCCACTTTATATGGTTCGCCTTTTTCCTCCATGAGCTTTATGGCTTCACTCCGAGGAAGTATGAATTTCTCAAGCTTTAAATCTTCCTTGACGATATTTTTCATTTCATTTTCTAACTTTTCAAGTATCTCCGGTGTAAATGAAAAATCCGCATCGAAATCATAATAATATCCGTTGTCTATCGCCGGTCCTATTGCCAGCTTTATGTCAGGATACAGCCTTTTTGCAGCTTGGGCTAATATATGGGAGGTAGTGTGTCTGAAAATCTTCTTTCCATCTTCATCATCAAAAGTAAGTATGCTGACATTTGAATCCTTATCAACCGTATCGTTTAATTCAGCCACTTCTTTATCTATCCTTCCTCCCAGTGCTGCCCTTGCCAGGCCGGCGCTTATGCTTTCTGCAATTTTTAATATGGTTACTTCTGAATCATATTCCTTTACCGAACCGTCTTTTAATGTTACCTTTACCATCTTGTTTAACTCCTTTCAAATCTATAAAAATAAAAAAACTCCTGTCCCACACGCAGGGACGAGAGTATTATTCCCGTGGTTCCACCCAAATTGATAAAAACCCACTTAAAACTTTAACGCAGTCAACGCGCATTCTTACTTAATTCAGATGCGAGCTCAGAGGTGGTATTCAGAAAACACTAGCCCGGAATGCTTACACCGCCTGGCACTCCTCTCTTATGGCTGTAATTAACTTACTCATCCTCATCATTGCTTTTTTATATTATATGATTATTTTATACTGATGTCAACTTTTTATACTATATATTGTAAACAGATATATAAATTACCTTAGAATTTGTGTGCCGGATTCCTTTTTAAGCATAAATCGCATCCTGAGCATATTTTCACCCTGTCTGAAAAAACGCTTTTTATAGTTTCAATTATCTCCTTGTTGCGTATATTGGCGGCATTATGGATTATTATAAACATGGGAGCCATGGTTATGAGAGAACTTACAAGCAAATCGTCCAAATTCTGTTCCCCGTCTAAACCGTCACCGATGAGTTCTTTTAACGCCTCACCGGAAATCCTGTTAAGATTGTCATCATACATGCTGTAGCTTCCATCTATATTGATTACAATATTTACTATTTCAATCCTGCTTTCCTGGATCTCAACAAAATATTTTAAGAGCTTTATAAACTCATTGTATTCCTTCTCAATGAGATACTCCTCAACCACCCTGTCGACTATCTCATTAACCTCCATATTTATATCCTTAAGCCTGAACCTTAAGAATCCATCTATCATTATATCAGTGTTTTCGCTTAAATATTCATGAACCTTGTTAATTATTGTGTTCTTCATGCTTATAAAAGCCATATAGTTTTCGTTTGTATTAAGATTTGCTCCTGTTAAAACATCGGCACATTTTTTTGATATTTCTCCGATCTCCGTTGCCTTAAGATAATAATAGTTGTTCTTTATGATTCTGTTGATTATATCCATCTGATAGTTATCGATAATAATCTCATATATCAGGTTGGCTGCATGAACATCAAAACGCCTTTTTACATCCTTCAAATCGCAGCTTAAAGAATCTTCGTCTTTTACAAAGCATTTTATAAAATGCATACGGCCGTCATCATTTTCAACAAACTTTATATTGATACCCTTATCTTTAAAACCTGAAGATAACCGGTTTATCTTTTCATATACATCACATTTATCCGAGGTAAACCCCAGAGATAATAGCAGCATTAAAACTCACTCCCTTCTTTTTTATAGTATGTGTGTATCATGCAGTCATATACAGGTAATAAATTTATGTATTAGCAGTTTTCTTCACCTTTTTGTTCTTTTAAGGGAATTATTGTTCCCGTATCCATAAGTTCATATTCATCCAAATTTTTTATTTTTTTGTTATGCTTTTCTAAAAAATTTTTTATTGCTGCATAATCAGGATGCCTTTTTAAATGCCCTGTAAATGCGAGAGTGTCACCGGATATGAATCCGGAGGCACCTCCGATAAATCCATAATCAAGTCCTTTAAGCTCGATATTTCCGGGACTTATTTTCAGGGCATCAAGACCTTCTTTAATAAGCGTTTTATATATACCTTCATCGGAAGTTATGAATGCATCGCCATTGACAATGCAAATGGAGCATTTGGCATATCCCTGGCTTATGTCTATAATCTTTATATCAAGGTCATGCAAGCATTGAAGAAGCTTGGTATCTGTATATCGCTTATTGCATATAGCATAGTTTGCAGCTCTTGCTACATTATATGCAATGTCACCGGGATATTTTCTAGTTATGACCCTGTCTCCCTCGATTAAATTAAAGCCATGTTTTGACAGCGCATTTCTAGTGCCGATGGGGGCATTGGGAGCAATAACTATGTCCTTTCCTCGCAAATGATGCATAAACATATCGGCATGGCCCTGCACAGCCTCATAAAGATCTTTACAAACATCAGCCTTTATTACCTCAATACCCATACGCCCCATCTCTTCTATTATGCTTTTTCTCACCCGTCCGTCCACCACCGCCAGCGTCACTTTATCTTCGGGTAAATTAGGGCTCTTTATAAAAGCATCCATACATATCATCCTTTATACGATTTGTTTGAACTGCTGTAACAAAAAAAAGTAAAACCTGCAATCGATTAAGATTACAGGATTCCGTCTGGAGGCGACACCCAGATTTGAACTGGGGAATAAAGGTTTTGCAGTTCTATTCTGCATTAAAATATTCCTATAATCCTATATTTATTTTAAACACCTTTAAGCCTTCAAGCCATTTTAACGCAAGATAAATTAAATGTAAATAAATAAAATTATGTATATTAAACAAATTAGGACAGTTTTAGGACAGAAAAAAATGAGCCCTCTTGGGCTCGTTTTTATGTATAACAGTAAAATAAATCATGCATTATTAATGCAATCTTTAATACTTCTTAATAGAATTTTTAATCTTTCATTTTCTTCTTTTAATAACTTATTTTCCTCTAGTAAGTTTTCTGTAGCTTCTTTATTTTTGTCCATTGTATTCCCCCTTTATATTGCCATTATGTACTGTAATTTTTATATTATCATACATATCGACACATTACAACATTTGGATTTTTTCTCATGATATACTAATTTAACGGAGGGATGAATATGTTTGGAGAAAGATTAAAGGAAATAAGAATAGAAAGTAAATTAACACAAGAAGAATTAGGAGATATGGTCGGCGTATCAGGTAATACCATAAGTAAATATGAAACTGGTGATCGTGAACCATCTTTAGATATATTAACACGGATAGCAAACTACTTTAATGTTTCTCTTGATTACCTGCTGGGTAGAACCGACTTAACTACTCCGCCTTATACAATTAATGCAATCAAAACAAAAAGTGAAGCTAAATACTTTGACCTTATAATTAAAATTATTATAAATAATATTGATAAGATCCCCTTTATACATTCTATTCTTAAAGCATTTGATGAAAATAAGGATGTATAATTTAGTACCTTAAAGTCATATAACATTGAGTTTATATATCCTTTAAAATAACCTAGATATCTCCCTTTATAAATTAGTACGTAACCTTTACCTTTTTAATAATTACCTACTTATATCTCCCCCCTATGGCTCCTTTTATAAAAAACAAAAAAAAGAGCCCCAAATTTTGAAAGTAAAATTTGCAAACTCCTTCATCTTCTTAAAGACTATAATTTGTAGCCTCCATCTGACTTTTATCAGATGTAATTTCAATTCTCCATAGCCAGTATTAACTGGATATTTTTATTATAAGGAATCTTACATAGTAATGTCAATTTTTACTGCCGTATTTTAATTTAACAAAAGATTGTACAGACTACGTATATATTGTAAAATATAACCAAAGAAAACGTAAAATTAAGGTGTGTTTTATACAAATGTGAAAGGAGTATTAAATATGGGAGCTAAAAATAAAGTTATAGCTGGTGACTATGTTGGTGGTAACATAATGACTACTCTAGGTATGACGGCAATTGGTATTTCTTTTGGTAAAAACCTTTATCTTGATAAGAGAACTGTCGAGGGCTACGAAGTAGTTACTGATGAACACAGAAAAAGTGCTGCAAGCGGTGTTGCCAGAGGGTTAATAGGTGGTGCATTACTCGGTCCTGTCGGATTATTAGCAGGAGGCCTATCTGCCAAGAATAAGGGGGTATACACTTTAGCAATCAACTTCAAAGACGGGAAGAAAAGTTTAATTGAGGTAGATGATAAAATTTATAAAAATATAGTTAAAAACTGCTTCTAAAAAGCGGTTGGTATAATTTTGATATAAAAAAGGCTGCACAGCTAAAGTGCAAGCCTTTTTTAATGGAGTATTGTATGAAAAAGTATTATAATTATGGCCATTTTATTGATGATTATAACATCATATTTTAAATAAGACCCATTTACAGGTCCTGAGTTCGTATTTTATCTCAAACACCCTCTCTAATCCGTTTATAAGACTCTGGCATTTATACACCAGGGTATTATTCCCGGCTAGTTTTTCAATATCCTTCTGCAGGATTTTATCTATTTTTATTACTGTATATCCTTCAGGAGTTTCTAATCTAAATCTTACCGGAGTGGGACTGCCGTCTTTCGTAAACCATGCAACCATCTCTATGGGTTTTACTATTACCTTCAACCCTATTCACACCTTTTATTTATAATATACTTGTCATGACCGGATAACTTTCTTCCCCTATTCCTCCGTTTATGGGGCTAAGGCCGGAATGAAGGAAAGAGCCTCTAATAATAGCAGCGGTTCCATATTTCAATCTTACCTTATCGATTGTGTTATCTAAATCTCTTGTTTTTTCTATATCCTTATCATCAAACATGGTTGTCTGTATAAATTCATTAGTACATAACTCGGATGCTCTCACACCAAGATTACGCACAGGCTCACCTTTCCAGACTTCGTCAAACAATGCAGCAGCTACTCTCCAGATTTTTGCAGTTGAATCTATAGGGTAATAAAGTTTACGCTGCCGGGAGTAACTTATAAAATCATGGCTTTTAATGCTTATTGCAACCAGATTGCAGCAGCTCTCCTGGTGCCTTAACCTCATACCTACCATTTCACATAGAGATAATAATATTAAATGTGCTTCTTTACGGTCCGTTACATCAAAGGAAATTGTAGTAGAATTGCCTATACCTTTAACATCAATGACGTTGCTCTTCCGGACATCCGAATTTTCATTTCCATTCGCAAAATTCCATATTACTATTCCGTGACTCTTTAATTTGGATTTTAGTATATCTGAGTCATAGGCAGCCAGATCACCTATCGTAAATATATTTAGCTTATGTAGCTTCGGTGCTGTCGCTCGCCCTACCATAAACAAATCTTCCACCGGCAGAGGCCACATTTTTTTACTTATTTCATCAGGATACAGTGTAGTCACTGCATCTGGCTTTTTTAAATCGGAGCCCATCTTGGCCAGAAGCTTATTGTTAGATATACCTATACTAACCGTAAAACCCAGTTCATGTTTTATACGGTCCTTAATGCTATAAGCAAGCTCAATAGGGTCGGGGTAATGATATTCCATACTCGTAAAATCCAGAAACATTTCATCCACGGAAAACCGCTGGATTGCCGGTGTATAATCATTTAATATGTCAATCATCGCATTGCTGGCCATCATATACAATTCATAATGCGGGGGTATAACTATAAGCTCAGGACATTTCTGCCGGGCAGAAAATAGTGTCTCCCCCGTCTGGATGTTATACTTCTTTGCCGGGATGGACTTCGCGAGAACGATTCCATGCCTGCTCTCGACATCCCCTCCTATGACTGACGGTATATCTCTTAAGTCAAGACTGCTTCCCTGCTGCATCCGGTACGCTGCCTCCCAGGAAAGGTAAGCGCTATTTACATCAATATGCATTATAAGTCGTTGTTTGCTTTTGCTTGTCAAGATTAACCCTTCTTTTCTGCATTTGTATTTATTATATGCGAACATAAGTTCTTATACAACCGAGAAATTATGGTAATCATTTGTCGAAAAGTTTTTCTTAATTATTTGATATTGGGGGTTGTAAATCATACTTGATTATAGTATACTTAAATCAAGATAGAAAATTGAGAGGGGATAAACAAATGGTAGAATTAATAGGCACTGAAAACCAAGTTAAATGGGCAAATGACATCAAGAATGATAACATAAGAGTAATAGAGAGAGAACTTGAAGCTATAGCAGACAGAAGCAGCCGTGATGAATGGTATGCTAATGATGAAAAGGTAAAGACTTACACGGCAAGAGTCAGCAAGGCCTTAGATGAAATCAAGAATGACACTACTCATATTTATGCATCATGGTGGATTGAGCATAAAGGAATAGCAAACGCATATATACAAAAAATTAAAAAAGCAGTATTTAACGGTTAGTATAATACAGGAGGAATTACAATGGTTGATAATACTATAAAAGACAGGTCATATTGCTTCGGCCGCTTAATGGCCCTTACACAATTTTTAGAATTAAATGTGCCCCCAATAGCAAAAGAGGGGCGCACTCTTATAGACCAAGAGTGGAGTAATATTGTAAAATACCCAATTAAATGGCATGATGTGCATGCAAGAGTCCTGTCCACAAGGGTATCGGATAAGGTCTACAAAGCAAAGACCACCGTCGAAGACGAGATAACTTATATTGTATCAGAGATTATAAATCCTGATGATTTTATGAGTGCTGAGCCTCTTGAACCAAGCTATACTTTAGGTTATAGTCAACAGTCTATGGATATAAAGAGCTGGGGTGGTTATCGTGAGGGCGCCGGCAGACCATCTACAGGCAGGAAGAAGAAAAACATTTATGTTACCGATGAAGAATATGAGCAGGTCCAGGCATTTATACAGCAAATAAGACAAAACGGGTAAATATTATGATTAAACTTTGTAAAGTATGCGGCAGAGAATATTCGGGCCGGAATAAACATACATGCTCCAGGGCTTGTTATGCAAAGTATAAAATGCAATATAAAAAATGTGCTGTATGTGGCAAAATGTTTAATGACCCTCACAGTAATATGACAAAAACATGCAGCCCCGGATGCTCTCGAGTATACAGGCAGAATCTCCATGAGCAGGGTGTCTATAATGGCACTCTCGAAAAGGCTCATGAAGCAGCTAAAACAAGCCCGCTTACTGGTCATTTTGAAACGCATATGCATGCTAAGTCCTGGGTGATACAGGCTCCGGATGGTGAAATTTATAAATGTCGCAATCTAAAATTATGGCTTGATGAGCATCAGGATATGATAGACGGTACGGTAAGACAAGCATGGGATGGTATTACCAAAATAAAGTATTCCATGCAAGGGAAGCGGAAATTTAAAAGTTATCAGTGGAAGGGATGGAAATTATTAGACTGGGGTCAGTAAAATTCCCTTAAATTCGCCCTCACAGAAGGCTCTACACCGTTTTTGGTAGTGTTATAGTATGGCTAAGCAAAATTAAAGGCCTTACAGGACGTTTAAATGGCACGTTGTAAAAGCAGTCTTTTCAAGGGTTTATGCCTATAATATATTTTGTCAATTATTCAATACTTTTAATATAAAATCGTCAACTAAAATAAAAAAAGCCCAGATTTTATACCAGGGCTTAGCTTACTTTTTGTTTATTCAATATTTTTCTGATATAGTCCAGGCCTTTTTGATATACAAGAGTTTTAATACTTATAT contains the following coding sequences:
- the rplT gene encoding 50S ribosomal protein L20; its protein translation is MARVKRAVHSKKRHKKILRLAKGFFGAKSKLFKAANEAVMRSLRSAYVGRKLKKRDFRQLWITRINAATRANGLSYSKFMNGLKIAGVQMNRKMLADLAVNDSAAFTELVDLAKQQLGA
- the rpmI gene encoding 50S ribosomal protein L35; translation: MPKMKTHRGAAKRYKVTGSGRIKRAKAFKSHILTKKSSKRKRNLRKTAYISEQEAKVVKKLIPYI
- the infC gene encoding translation initiation factor IF-3; translated protein: MEVKIISKEQLINEEIRDKEIRLIDSNGEQLGIVPTKKALELAESKQLDLVMIAEQAKPPVCKIMDYRKYLYEISKKEKEARKNQKVINIKEIRFSPNIEEHDISVKAKNAEKFLKDGDKVKVTVRFRGRETDYSHIGQNLLKGFYERLSSVGDIEKEAKMEGRNLIMILKPKKS
- the thrS gene encoding threonine--tRNA ligase, encoding MVKVTLKDGSVKEYDSEVTILKIAESISAGLARAALGGRIDKEVAELNDTVDKDSNVSILTFDDEDGKKIFRHTTSHILAQAAKRLYPDIKLAIGPAIDNGYYYDFDADFSFTPEILEKLENEMKNIVKEDLKLEKFILPRSEAIKLMEEKGEPYKVELIKDLPEDSVISFYKQGDFVDLCAGPHLPSTGRVKAFKLLSVAGAYWRGDEKNKMLQRIYGTSFAKKSDLDDYLNMLEEAKKRDHRKLGKELDLFSIQEEGPGFPFFHPKGMVLRNELENFWKKLHVKNGYSEIKTPIILCEDLWHQSGHWDHYKDNMYFTKIDGADYAIKPMNCPGGILVYKTQLHSYRDLPLRMGELGLVHRHELSGALHGLMRVRNFTQDDAHIYMTPEQITDEVIGVINLDDYIYKLFGFKYNVELSTRPEKSMGSDEDWERATEALREALEAVNLPYKINEGDGAFYGPKIDFHLQDALGRTWQCGTIQLDFQMPERFDLTYVGPDGEKHRPVMIHRTIFGSIERFIGILTEHFAGAFPVWLAPVQVKIMGITDNQKEYVKKIEKLLLDADVRAEVDLRNEKIGFKIREAQLQKIPYMLVVGDKEMLNNEVAVRDRKQGDMGTMSIEAFAEMIKGKIRDKSID
- the ytxC gene encoding putative sporulation protein YtxC produces the protein MLLLSLGFTSDKCDVYEKINRLSSGFKDKGINIKFVENDDGRMHFIKCFVKDEDSLSCDLKDVKRRFDVHAANLIYEIIIDNYQMDIINRIIKNNYYYLKATEIGEISKKCADVLTGANLNTNENYMAFISMKNTIINKVHEYLSENTDIMIDGFLRFRLKDINMEVNEIVDRVVEEYLIEKEYNEFIKLLKYFVEIQESRIEIVNIVINIDGSYSMYDDNLNRISGEALKELIGDGLDGEQNLDDLLVSSLITMAPMFIIIHNAANIRNKEIIETIKSVFSDRVKICSGCDLCLKRNPAHKF
- a CDS encoding DUF6873 family GME fold protein, translated to MDAFIKSPNLPEDKVTLAVVDGRVRKSIIEEMGRMGIEVIKADVCKDLYEAVQGHADMFMHHLRGKDIVIAPNAPIGTRNALSKHGFNLIEGDRVITRKYPGDIAYNVARAANYAICNKRYTDTKLLQCLHDLDIKIIDISQGYAKCSICIVNGDAFITSDEGIYKTLIKEGLDALKISPGNIELKGLDYGFIGGASGFISGDTLAFTGHLKRHPDYAAIKNFLEKHNKKIKNLDEYELMDTGTIIPLKEQKGEENC
- a CDS encoding helix-turn-helix domain-containing protein, whose translation is MFGERLKEIRIESKLTQEELGDMVGVSGNTISKYETGDREPSLDILTRIANYFNVSLDYLLGRTDLTTPPYTINAIKTKSEAKYFDLIIKIIINNIDKIPFIHSILKAFDENKDV
- a CDS encoding DNA polymerase Y family protein gives rise to the protein MHIDVNSAYLSWEAAYRMQQGSSLDLRDIPSVIGGDVESRHGIVLAKSIPAKKYNIQTGETLFSARQKCPELIVIPPHYELYMMASNAMIDILNDYTPAIQRFSVDEMFLDFTSMEYHYPDPIELAYSIKDRIKHELGFTVSIGISNNKLLAKMGSDLKKPDAVTTLYPDEISKKMWPLPVEDLFMVGRATAPKLHKLNIFTIGDLAAYDSDILKSKLKSHGIVIWNFANGNENSDVRKSNVIDVKGIGNSTTISFDVTDRKEAHLILLSLCEMVGMRLRHQESCCNLVAISIKSHDFISYSRQRKLYYPIDSTAKIWRVAAALFDEVWKGEPVRNLGVRASELCTNEFIQTTMFDDKDIEKTRDLDNTIDKVRLKYGTAAIIRGSFLHSGLSPINGGIGEESYPVMTSIL
- a CDS encoding type I-C CRISPR-associated protein Cas8c/Csd1 — protein: MVDNTIKDRSYCFGRLMALTQFLELNVPPIAKEGRTLIDQEWSNIVKYPIKWHDVHARVLSTRVSDKVYKAKTTVEDEITYIVSEIINPDDFMSAEPLEPSYTLGYSQQSMDIKSWGGYREGAGRPSTGRKKKNIYVTDEEYEQVQAFIQQIRQNG